TTGTTTGTTGTCTTTTTCCCAACAAGTTCGAGTCGTGAAAGCAGTCACTAATGCTTGCATTTAGGTGTCAATTTTCTGCTGAATGCCTCTCAAAGTGAGAGTCTTTCCTTTATATACAGAGTATACACATTACACATCCTTAAAAGATCTGTCATTCCTATCCCTAAAGATCAGCTATTATATCCCTCTAAATCTGCTTTTATATCacaatatttattctttatgattACTACAACAGATCTCTATAATTACACTCATTTACAACACTATATAGTTACATTAATATATACAATCATTCACTATTAAGTCATGATTTGTGAGTTGTCCATCATGCTAACATCCCACCTCAAATTGATGCCGGTGGATCAAGAAGCATCAATTTGTCTACTAGAAACTGATGGCGCTGTCGTGCCATGAATTTTGTAAATGCATCATCTATTTGAAGATCAATGGACAAGTGTGGAAGAGAAATGACTCCTTTATCTACAACTTTTCGTATATAATGACAATCTACTTAGATGTGCTTGGTCCTCTCATGATAAACTGGATTAGTAGCAATCTGAATAGCACTTGTATTGTCAGCGTGGAAAGGAGTAGGATTAGATTGAGGAAATCCAATTTCAGCAAGTACTCCACGAAGCCATACAACCTCGGAGCAAGCAGTAGACATGGATCAATATTCAGTTTCTGTTGAAGATTTTAGCACATGATCTTGCTTCTTACTCTTCCTTTTCCTAATTTTGGTAGTCGTGCTACAAAGTGTTTTGATGTCATTCATAGTGATGTTTGGGGCATTTCACCAATTGTTTCTCATGCTCATTTCAAGTAATTTGTGACATTCATAGATGATTATAGTCGGTTTACATGGGTGTATTTTCTTTGGTCCAAATCTGAGGTATTTTCCATGTTCAAGACATTTTTGGCTTACATTAAGACTCAATTTTCTACATGCATCAAATTATTAAGATCTGATTCTGGTGGAGAATATGTCTTATGAATACAAAAATTTCTTCCTTGAGAAAGGAATTGTCTCACAACGCTCTTGCCCATATACGCCACAGTAAAATGGGGTTGCTGAGCATAAAAATCATCATCTTTTAGATGTCACTCGTAATTTATTGATTGAGTCCTCTATCCCATCCAAATTTTGGGTGGAAGCTTTGTCTACTGCTGTCTATTTAATTAATAGACCACCATCTAAAGTGCTAAATCTTGAGTCTCCATATTATCGTCTTTATAATCAAAATCCTAGCTATGATAATTTTCATACATTTGGTTGTGTTTGTTTTGTGCATCTGCCTCCTTCTCAGCACAATAAACTTTATGTTCAATCTACTAAATGTGCTTTTATGGGTTATAGCACTTCACAGAAAGGTTTTGTTTGCTATGATCCATGTTCTAACAAATTTCGAGTTTCCAGAAATGTTAGCATGATGGATAGCTCACAAATCATGACTTAATAGTGaatgattatatatattaatgtaACTATATAGTATTGTAAATGAGTGTAATTATAGAGATTTGTTGTAGTAATCATAGAGAATAAATATTGTGATATAAAAGCAGATTTAGAGGGATTTGAATGGCAGATTTAGAGGGATAGAATAGTTGATCTTTAGGGATAGGAATGACGGGTCTTTAGAGATGTGTAACGTATATACTCTATATATAGGAAAGACTCTCACTTTGAGAGGCATTCAACAGAAAATTGACATGGTATTAGAGTCTTCTCTTGGCTGTCTTGTTTCATAGAGTCCATCAATGGttcctttcaattttttcttgaaaatcttgGTTTTTGTTGACTGTTCGTCGACAATCAGTCCTAACACCTAGGACTTTTGTTCTTGGTCATTTTAGTTGTTTTCTTGAGTCTTTCTAGTTTCCATATCTATTCAAAAGCATGAATTCACATCACTTTGAATCCTTCGGTGTTCATTTCAGTGGAAAAAATTATTCTTAGGTACCCTTGGGTGCGGCCCTTCCCTGGACCCTGCTAACGGGGATGCTTTATGCACCAAGCTGCCTTTAGAGATGGATATCAAAAGATGAGCATGAAATGCTCAAGGTCTAGAAGGATCTGACAAAAAAGGTACTAGAAATTGTTGGAAATGACATGACCTTAACAGCATGCAAGTTGAGTTGCACATGGCTAGAGTTTGTACTAAATCACCAAGCCAAGAAAAAGCCTATAgctgaagaaattgaaaacatacatatattattAAGAAAGAAAACCAAAGCAACAGAATGGAAATCATCTCTGAGGCCTTTCAAAAAGAATTCACGACACAATTCAATGGCTAGCAGTAAACAATAGAAGATCATACTAAACTTGCAAAATATGTAGCTAATATATAGCACATATGAACTGCACAGCATGTAATTATATCCCAAGGAAAGATAACCAACATAATAATGGCTGGCTTACTCTCTAAGCTCTGGAGGATATTTAGATTTCGATTTGAATGCTGGTCTTTGGCCTTCTAAGCACATCAATCTAGCAGCCTCTTGAGGAGACTTGGTATTAAAAGGTGGTGTTCCCTCCAGCATCTGAGCCCcacaaagtaaaataaatagatTGTGAAGAGCAGAAAGATAAGAGCCATAAGCCATTTCACGCTTCCAGAATCTGATAGGCTGATATCAGGATAAAAAGAGACAGAATTGCATTTTAAGAGGATAAGATCATCCAAGTATCACCAAGTATTGCACCGAAATGGGAAATCAAGAAGTCTACATTATCTTTGAATTAAGCTACATCATCAATTGAAGTATCTGACAAAAAGAAATCATACCTCATAGAGTACAATGCCAAATGAATATATGTCCACACTCCGGTCAAATACTTCATCTTTATAAATCTCAGGTGCCACATAGGGACCTACAAGTGAAAGGAAAATGAGTAAAGTAATAGACATAAACACTTAAAGGTGAATCGCTTCATGCAATGAGCAAACAATATACTCCAACTCATCACCAGAAGTTTCTGATCTATCAAAATTACTACCACATGAGAATGATTTCTTACAGAGTAGGAAATATTATATACTCAAAGTTTGAAAAACATACTTGAACGGTCAACACCATCCGGCTGCACCAACTTTGCTTTGTCAGGTGAAATTTTTGACAATTTAATCAGACCAAATCCGGCAACTTTCAGGAGGTCTCCATTGTCAAGCAAAATATTTCTGGCACCTTACCAAATTCCGAATATTAAAAACAATAGGAAATCCCAATGAGTACAATCAAAATGATCAGTTAACAGCATTAGAGAACTAAAGTATATAGTTGTCTTACTTTGGTGTTAGATTACAATGGATAATCGGGTCTGGTTTGCATTCGTGAAGGTAGTTCATACCCCTGAAAATCAACCAACAGGATACAACATAGATATGTTTAGATAAAAGAAGTAACTGAAAGTTTGAAACAATCTCAAGTCACCAAAGAGTAGAGGAATTGCCAAAGGACTGATTCAAGCATGAGAGATCATTTCACTTTTATGACAAAGATTGACTTGCCTAGCAACATCAAGAGCAAATTTCAGCGCCTTAGAAGGAGATAGACGCCCTTTTTTCTGAAGATGGCTACCTAGATCACCCTGAAAAACCACAAAGCATGTAATGCCAAATGTCAGAATTGCAAGGCTAAGGTAAGAATTGAGATCAGTGGCATACAAAATCCATAAGCTTCAGGATCTCTACAACAAAGAAGTTGAATCTATTGCCAAAGCTAGCTAAAATTTTAGCCAATGTTGAGTGTCCATTATTATAAAGAATATTAACATAAGTTGAATTGATAAAAAAGGTGAACAAGCTACGTTGTTGGGTCATAGGTCAGTGTGGAAAGATTGACAGAGCCTACCCTTGGATGATACTCTGAGACTATCATCATCGGTATATTTTGTGTAACTGCTCCAACAAACTGAACAACATTTGGATGCCGCACTTTTTCTAGCAAAGTTAATTCATGATTGAAAGCGTTTCTGCATGCAGTCGTGGAAACAACTCAAAGTTAGATATTAAATCCGAAGTCAAACTCATGGAACTATATATTTTGCACAATACTTGTTAAGAGGAAAAAACTAAGCCTCTGCTTAAGTAAAGCAAAGAATGCCACATTCAAACAGACTTTAAGCCTACATGGTCTATTTTAGAACGAAGAAGATAATCTGCAAGAAAACAATGTGGCTCGCTTTGCCTGAATATTGAATTTCCCCGAATTTTTCAGTCATTGACTGAATATATAACATGGTCCATAAGATTTAAAACAACAGGGCTTGCTTCCGCATAAGAGCATAAGATAAGAATGGTCTGGTGTCCCACGAATCAAAAATTCCTATCAAGTATGTCCCTCAAGAGAATAAAGAGAGAACCTTCCTCTACTggagaaaatgaaaaagagaaTCTTTACCCAAAACTCCGCTCTGATACCCCCTAAAGCGAAATAGGCACGCGCACGGGTAGAGAGTCTGCCTGAGTCGTGCGGCCCCAGGTAACGCGCTTTTTCATTTTCCACGAAAGTCCGTCCCAACAATTGTTGCAGAGgatataaatatgaaagaagCTGGGGAGAAAGACCCAAGTGCAAGCATTGAGTCAAACTGATTCGCCTTGAATCAAGACAGAGGAGTTTGATCAAATTGGGCGTGGAACGAGTAGAAGGGAGCAAAGACGACTAAAACCCGGGAggtttttcttgattttatgaTCGGATTGGCTGGCCTTTGTTTTCCGCAGGACCTCCCCTACAGTATCGTCACCGCAGTAGAGTTTAACCACCAAGTTCGGGATGGATTGGTGTGGTTCCTCTACGCCTAGGACACCAGAATATCGAACCATGAACGAAGAAAGGCATGAGAGAAAAGCATATTGGCTAGTGATTGTGAGGCCCCAATTCTTGACTGGAGGGGACACCAAAGGCCTCTGCCCTTCCATCCCTTGACTGCTGGCGGACGTATAACTATCGTCCGCAGTCAACCTTACTTCGGTACAAAGGATTGATTGAAATCTTAGATCAAAACACTATGTATGGATGGTATGAACTGCCTAAACAAGAATTCTTGAACAGCAAACAACCAGTTCAGATATTCACGACCAAGAAGTACTGGATTCTCTTTCGGATAGGCCCTGAAAGGAGAAGGAAGGCTGGAATGCCAACGTTTGTGAATAAGTGATTGTCTGATAATGAGCAAGGAATATCCGTCTTTCTGCTAAACCTCCCTTCTGGCCTATTCAAGTGCGACTTCTCATTCGGCTCGCGAAGTAGACAGCAAGCAGCAAGCAAGAGCTTCTCAGCCCCCTaacctttctcttttttttagaaTACTTCTTTTTTGAATCAGGTAAGCTCATAAATAGTAAGATTCCATTTTATTTGTCtgcccccccccaaaaaaagaagagagactTGTTGGAAATGTGCTTGGTTGTTGACCGCACCTGGACTAGGTCAGAAGAGTCAGTATAGGTTTTTATCCCTCTGATcctctcaactcatacttaggAAAAGGGTCCAGCTACATATGCGAATAGTGAAAGATCTCTTCCCCTTCATCCCTTGCTTCTTATTCATTCTCTCTCAAACGATTTAACGATTTAGTTACCTCTGAGAAAAAGAGAGGACTTCTTCTTATTCCCAGGAGAAAGCTCAGAATGTCCCTAATGTTTCTCCAAGAAAACATGGAAATTACAAATACCCTGCTTCCTCATAACGACTCCAAGTCTAATTGAAAACTTGTGGCAACAATAAAATGAAGATGACCAATTTTCTATCCTACTTCAGTTGAACTTTCCTGAACTATGCGTATGTTCATCTTTCTATCAAGTTTTACTGTTTAGAAAGATCAGCTTCAAAGAAAAGATAACTGAAGTATGTGACTCATTCTTACACTGATTAGCGAAGCCATCAGGTTAGAGGATCCAAATTAGAAGTCCATATTAAACTGTTACAAGGAGTTTTACTGGTGTATTGCATAATCCAATAAACATTTTGATATGAGGCCTCTCATGATACAGGACACAGAAGAAAAAATCACAGAGTATCTACAGAATTCCAATAAGCATCACATGTGAAATGGGAGTTGCCGAGAAGCTGAAACATACATGCTTTCAGGGTCTTTGTAGCTATCCTTGTCAAGTATTTTTACCGAAACTTTCGTTCCATTCCATTTGGCAACTTGATATGAACCCTGTCAAAAGTTAAAAAGGAAAATTGTAGACAAATTCTTgggaataaattcaaaaattaggCCCCCAAAAGCATCACACGTAATAAAAGTGGGCCTGGTGTCTCATGGCTTCATTCAGGAAGctaagaaagaaataaaatggTTAAAGAATTTATTGGTTCAGGCAACTTTAATTATAAACGGAAGGTAAGTATTTCAACTTAAGACTTAATTGTGCTTTCATCACTCGATCATAATTGAAACATCACAGTGCTGATTAACAAATCATAGAACACTTGCCTTTGAGATTCCATCACTTTTGCGGATTTGAAGCTCCAGAGGGTTTAGTTCATATTCTGGAACTTCTCGTGGATTTGCTACAGCCATTGGAGTCTTTCTGACTTTCTAGTAacataacacatacttctatGAGTGCCAGAACATAAGGAACCTCAGGCTAATTAGAACTTTCTACCCACTTACCGGGACTTTGGCTCCACGGGCCTTCAATATTTGGTAAACTTCAGCATTACCATAGTGTTTGGCATCAGCTGCCGCCTGTCACAGCCTCTTATAACAGTCAAAGTTTGAAAATAAAGGGAAAAGGCTTAAACACTTTTTGCTGAAATCCACAGTTTAGGGCCTTAATCTCTAATTTAGAATCATTATATTTCAATTAGATTTTTTTGGAGAAATTACATTTATTCAAAAAGTTAATAAAACAACAGTCAAAGATTATGgagtaaggaaaaaaaaagtagaaaagaaaacaaaaactgTAAAAGGAAAAGCcagctttctttttcttttctttatttgatgtAGAGAAGCCAGCCATTTCTGTGGAATATAGGAGGAATAGACAAAGAAAATAGTACACATAGGgagggaaaaagaaaaggaagaaccACAGTTACTTAAGCTAATGAGTTCAGATAGCATACATCATCAAGATTTACATTTAGATATTCATTACTACTAAAGCCAGACTCTTTAATTGCTTGATTGTTATAAAATATGAGcttttgtgtttggtttctaGTCGGTAGTTTATGATAGCATTTTGCATATTCCAGGACCTAAATCTGATTATACATGGAAAGGAAACACTCGTACAAAGTCTTGTTCATCATAAGAATAACAAGCAGGATGTAAATATTTTCTCATAGAAGAGAGTCTCCAACAGTAAAGTATTTGGATATAATGGAAAAaaggaggaagaagaaagaaaaagaatgcATTCCCATTTTTACCATGTTCTTTCTCGTTAAATTACAAGATTGACTTATTCCCATTTATGGAGTTCTTTCTCATCTTGTATCCATAAATCTCTTCTTTCTCTAATCCTATTCATAAGTAACAAGTTTATGCAACAAAGTTCTCAGCAGTTTTAACTTGGGAGCCCAACCTATCTCCTTATATTTTACTACTAGAGTTAAGAGTCAAAACACACGTAAAGTATCCccattttttgagtttcatacctaaactctCATCAAATGTTATTTTTAAACCCTTACCTTGG
This sequence is a window from Solanum dulcamara chromosome 10, daSolDulc1.2, whole genome shotgun sequence. Protein-coding genes within it:
- the LOC129871078 gene encoding integrin-linked protein kinase 1-like isoform X1, which produces MEQLKRGISRQFSTGPFRKSGKFSFKRQNSLDPRRNNLRFSFGRQSSLDPIRRSPSIENAEQTVPENLDSTMQLLFMACKGDVKGVQDLLDEGIDVNSIDLDGRTALHIAACEGHVEVANLLLNRKANVNARDRWGSTAAADAKHYGNAEVYQILKARGAKVPKVRKTPMAVANPREVPEYELNPLELQIRKSDGISKGSYQVAKWNGTKVSVKILDKDSYKDPESINAFNHELTLLEKVRHPNVVQFVGAVTQNIPMMIVSEYHPRGDLGSHLQKKGRLSPSKALKFALDVARGMNYLHECKPDPIIHCNLTPKNILLDNGDLLKVAGFGLIKLSKISPDKAKLVQPDGVDRSSPYVAPEIYKDEVFDRSVDIYSFGIVLYEMLEGTPPFNTKSPQEAARLMCLEGQRPAFKSKSKYPPELRELIEECWDPEAFVRPTFSEVLVRMNKIFANCSKQGWLKDTFKLPWL
- the LOC129871078 gene encoding integrin-linked protein kinase 1-like isoform X2 yields the protein MEQLKRGISRQFSTGPFRKSGKFSFKRQNSLDPRRNNLRFSFGRQSSLDPIRRSPSIENAEQTVPENLDSTMQLLFMACKGDVKGVQDLLDEGIDVNSIDLDGRTALHIAACEGHVEVANLLLNRKANVNARDRWGSTAAADAKHYGNAEVYQILKARGAKVPKVRKTPMAVANPREVPEYELNPLELQIRKSDGISKGSYQVAKWNGTKVSVKILDKDSYKDPESINAFNHELTLLEKVRHPNVVQFVGAVTQNIPMMIVSEYHPRGDLGSHLQKKGRLSPSKALKFALDVARGMNYLHECKPDPIIHCNLTPKNILLDNGDLLKVAGFGLIKLSKISPDKAKLVQPDGVDRSSPYVAPEIYKDEVFDRSVDIYSFGIVLYEMLEGTPPFNTKSPQEAARLMCLEGQRPAFKSKSKYPPELRELIEECWDPEAFVRPTFSEVLVRMNKIFANCSKQGWLKDTFKLPW
- the LOC129871078 gene encoding integrin-linked protein kinase 1-like isoform X3 gives rise to the protein MEQLKRGISRQFSTGPFRKSGKFSFKRQNSLDPRRNNLRFSFGRQSSLDPIRRSPSIENAEQTVPENLDSTMQLLFMACKGDVKGVQDLLDEGIDVNSIDLDGRTALHIAACEGHVEVANLLLNRKANVNARDRWGSTAAADAKHYGNAEVYQILKARGAKVPKVRKTPMAVANPREVPEYELNPLELQIRKSDGISKGSYQVAKWNGTKVSVKILDKDSYKDPESINAFNHELTLLEKVRHPNVVQFVGAVTQNIPMMIVSEYHPRGDLGSHLQKKGRLSPSKALKFALDVARGMNYLHECKPDPIIHCNLTPKNILLDNGDLLKVAGFGLIKLSKISPDKAKLVQPDGVDRSSPYVAPEIYKDEVFDRSVDIYSFGIVLYEVD